A portion of the Chloroflexota bacterium genome contains these proteins:
- a CDS encoding endonuclease/exonuclease/phosphatase family protein, producing MKLNALTWNTEWATPTSRRTPEILRRIEEHAPDIVCLTEAHEALLATTGYTISAGDDYGYTPKASRRKVLLWSKQPWEQVDDLGLASLPPGRFVSGVTQTPLGAVTVVGICIPWWGCRTESYRGANRKARWQDHEAYLEGLTAILAQLPAERLIVMGDFNQIIGPGARAPRPLQTKLTEAFPPGIPIVTADHAFHDRKTIDHIALGEGLAAESLHTISNVQEEGKRLSDHFGIAASVVNSRTS from the coding sequence ATGAAACTGAACGCCCTGACATGGAACACCGAGTGGGCCACCCCAACCTCACGGCGCACACCAGAGATCCTGCGCCGCATCGAGGAGCACGCCCCCGACATCGTCTGCCTGACCGAGGCGCACGAGGCCCTCCTCGCGACCACTGGCTACACAATCTCTGCCGGCGACGACTACGGTTACACACCCAAAGCCAGCCGCCGCAAAGTCCTCCTCTGGTCGAAGCAGCCCTGGGAGCAAGTCGATGACCTCGGCCTCGCCTCCCTACCGCCCGGCCGCTTCGTCTCCGGCGTCACCCAGACACCCCTCGGCGCGGTCACCGTCGTCGGCATCTGCATCCCATGGTGGGGCTGCCGCACGGAGTCCTACCGAGGAGCCAACCGCAAAGCGAGATGGCAAGACCACGAAGCCTACTTGGAAGGCCTGACCGCAATCCTCGCGCAACTGCCCGCAGAGCGCCTCATAGTGATGGGAGACTTCAACCAGATAATCGGCCCCGGAGCCCGAGCCCCCAGACCCCTCCAAACGAAGCTCACGGAAGCATTCCCACCCGGCATACCCATCGTCACCGCAGACCACGCCTTCCACGACCGCAAGACCATTGACCACATTGCCCTGGGCGAGGGCCTGGCAGCAGAGTCCCTGCACACCATCAGCAACGTCCAAGAAGAAGGGAAGCGGCTCTCAGACCACTTCGGCATAGCCGCCAGCGTGGTCAACAGCCGCACTTCGTAG
- a CDS encoding gamma-glutamyl-gamma-aminobutyrate hydrolase family protein (Members of this family of hydrolases with an active site Cys residue belong to MEROPS family C26.) — protein MAEERRPVIVVTASTVGAAQAYVDALAPFDAEAVVVTPLNVEAERDAIARMDGLLLSGGADVHPSRYGEPPDPNAGLLLNEARDAVDFPLLDEALSRDLPVVGICRGLQVLNVACGGSLLQHVTGHRAEGDSPFVAVQHRIWITPGSKLAAIVGAGGQVRVNSVHHQGLTEARRAPSLMTTAYSVEDALVEGLESPRHRFVVAVQCHPERTTEVPRQFQNLFGALVHQAATREG, from the coding sequence ATGGCAGAGGAACGCAGGCCGGTCATCGTCGTGACCGCGTCGACTGTGGGCGCGGCGCAGGCGTACGTCGACGCGCTGGCGCCGTTCGACGCGGAGGCGGTGGTCGTAACGCCGCTCAACGTCGAGGCCGAGCGCGACGCGATCGCACGGATGGACGGGCTGCTGCTGAGCGGCGGCGCGGACGTGCACCCGAGCCGATACGGGGAGCCGCCGGACCCGAACGCGGGGCTGCTGCTGAACGAGGCGCGGGACGCCGTCGACTTTCCGCTGCTGGACGAGGCGCTGTCACGGGACCTTCCGGTGGTGGGCATTTGCCGCGGGCTGCAGGTGCTCAACGTGGCGTGCGGGGGCTCGCTGCTGCAGCACGTGACCGGGCACCGGGCGGAGGGGGACAGCCCGTTCGTGGCCGTGCAGCACCGCATCTGGATCACGCCGGGGAGCAAGCTGGCGGCGATCGTCGGCGCGGGCGGGCAGGTGCGGGTCAACAGCGTCCATCACCAGGGGCTGACGGAGGCGCGTCGGGCGCCGTCGCTGATGACGACGGCGTACTCGGTGGAGGACGCGCTGGTGGAGGGGTTGGAGAGCCCGCGGCACCGGTTCGTGGTGGCGGTGCAGTGCCACCCGGAGCGGACGACGGAGGTGCCTCGGCAGTTCCAGAATTTGTTTGGGGCGCTGGTGCACCAGGCGGCGACGCGGGAGGGGTAA
- a CDS encoding ABC transporter permease, giving the protein MEAPNAFYAVAVWRRHRDAFLRNWTTEAGGVFLEPLIVLGAFGYGLGQFVGEFEGDVSYAAYITPGLIAGYAMFHALFEGAYGAYLRLSMHRVFNSMLATPMQVEDLVAGEMIWGASRSVLTAIAVLVVALGFGLIESWLAVLAVPAAFLVGLVFFPMALSATAVVPSINSLNNVFTVVAVPMYFVSGIFFPVSSLPDWMEPIVWALPLTAAAHLMRGLVLGPLDMTHLYAFLALVTMAVVFGLVATALMRRRLIT; this is encoded by the coding sequence GTGGAAGCGCCCAACGCCTTCTACGCCGTCGCCGTGTGGCGCAGGCACCGGGACGCCTTCCTGCGCAACTGGACGACGGAGGCGGGCGGGGTCTTCCTGGAGCCGCTCATCGTGCTGGGGGCGTTCGGGTACGGGCTGGGGCAGTTCGTGGGGGAGTTCGAGGGCGACGTCTCGTACGCGGCCTACATCACGCCGGGGCTCATCGCCGGGTACGCCATGTTCCACGCACTGTTCGAGGGGGCGTACGGGGCGTACCTGCGGCTCTCCATGCACCGGGTGTTCAATAGCATGCTGGCGACGCCGATGCAGGTGGAGGACCTGGTGGCGGGGGAGATGATCTGGGGGGCGAGCCGGTCGGTGCTGACGGCCATCGCCGTGCTGGTGGTGGCGCTGGGGTTCGGGCTGATCGAGTCGTGGCTGGCGGTGCTCGCCGTGCCGGCCGCGTTCCTGGTGGGGTTGGTCTTCTTCCCGATGGCGCTCAGCGCGACGGCCGTGGTGCCGAGCATCAACTCGCTGAACAACGTGTTCACGGTGGTGGCGGTGCCCATGTACTTCGTGAGCGGCATCTTCTTCCCCGTGTCGAGCCTGCCGGACTGGATGGAGCCCATCGTGTGGGCGCTGCCGCTTACGGCCGCGGCGCACCTGATGCGCGGGCTGGTGCTGGGGCCGCTGGACATGACCCACCTGTACGCATTCCTCGCACTGGTGACGATGGCCGTCGTCTTCGGGCTGGTTGCCACCGCGCTGATGCGGCGGCGTCTGATCACGTAG
- a CDS encoding ABC transporter ATP-binding protein has translation MEPIVQVTDLVKRYGEFTAVKGISFAVEPGECFGILGPNGAGKSSTLRILTAISPASSGQVVIDGLDVAQHPRLVKARLGVVPQEEDLDTDLPVLQNLLVYSRYFRMPPKLALESAKEALNFFELGDRAETKVDTLSGGMKRRLVIARAMLNRPKVLVLDEPTTGLDPLGRHLVWERLLELRRQGITTVLSTHNMEEATALCRRLVIIDHGEIIAEGQPNELVRQSAGREVVEVRPPLGEIAAVRGRLMELGLQVERAGTALLAYGSDAVELERQLASEGLQVLYRTANLEDVFLRLTGRSIEEDD, from the coding sequence GTGGAACCCATCGTTCAGGTTACGGACCTCGTCAAGCGCTACGGAGAGTTCACCGCTGTCAAGGGCATCAGCTTCGCCGTCGAGCCGGGGGAGTGCTTTGGCATTCTGGGGCCCAACGGCGCGGGCAAGAGCAGCACCCTCCGCATCCTGACCGCAATCTCGCCGGCCTCATCCGGGCAGGTCGTCATCGACGGGCTGGACGTGGCGCAGCACCCGCGGCTGGTGAAGGCGCGGCTGGGCGTGGTGCCGCAGGAGGAGGACCTGGACACGGACCTGCCGGTGCTGCAGAACCTGCTGGTGTACAGCCGGTATTTTCGGATGCCGCCGAAGCTGGCGCTGGAGAGCGCCAAAGAGGCCCTCAACTTCTTCGAGCTGGGCGACCGGGCAGAGACGAAGGTCGACACGCTGTCCGGCGGCATGAAGCGCAGGCTGGTCATTGCGCGGGCGATGCTTAACCGCCCGAAGGTGCTGGTGCTGGACGAGCCCACGACGGGGCTCGACCCGCTGGGCCGGCACCTGGTGTGGGAGCGGCTGCTGGAGCTTCGGCGGCAGGGGATCACGACGGTGCTCTCGACGCACAACATGGAGGAGGCCACGGCGCTGTGCCGGCGGCTGGTCATCATCGACCACGGGGAAATCATCGCGGAGGGGCAGCCGAATGAACTGGTGCGGCAGTCGGCCGGGCGCGAGGTGGTGGAGGTGCGGCCGCCGCTGGGCGAGATTGCGGCTGTACGGGGGCGGCTGATGGAGCTGGGGCTGCAGGTGGAGCGCGCGGGGACGGCGCTGCTCGCGTACGGCTCAGACGCCGTCGAGCTGGAGCGGCAACTGGCGTCGGAGGGGCTGCAGGTGCTGTACCGCACGGCCAACCTGGAGGACGTTTTCCTGCGGCTGACGGGCCGCAGCATCGAGGAGGACGACTAG
- a CDS encoding MBL fold metallo-hydrolase, with product MAVHFEDDRVRIHKIVASPFDNNAYIIVCKATGKSLIVDTPRDADLVLAEAAGTDVTAVAITHGHRDHIEGYDAFRAGLTAPIGLHRDDTPRLAPNAPEFHLEDGETLQVGELTLDLLHTPGHTPGGVCLLLDNHLFSGDTLFPGGPGKTQTPEALAQVIESITTRLFTLPDDTAVYPGHGADTTIGDAKEEYADFAGRPHAPDLCGDVLWRGDK from the coding sequence ATGGCCGTGCACTTCGAGGACGACCGCGTCCGCATCCACAAGATCGTCGCCAGCCCCTTCGACAACAACGCCTACATCATCGTCTGCAAGGCGACCGGCAAGAGCCTCATCGTCGACACCCCCCGCGACGCCGACCTCGTCCTCGCTGAGGCCGCCGGCACCGACGTGACCGCCGTCGCCATCACCCACGGCCACCGCGACCACATCGAGGGCTACGACGCCTTTCGCGCCGGCCTCACCGCCCCTATCGGCCTTCACCGCGACGACACCCCCCGCCTCGCCCCAAACGCGCCCGAGTTCCACCTCGAGGACGGCGAGACCCTGCAAGTAGGCGAGCTTACCTTGGACTTGCTGCACACCCCCGGCCACACCCCCGGCGGCGTCTGCCTGCTGCTCGACAACCACCTCTTCTCCGGCGACACCCTCTTCCCCGGCGGCCCCGGCAAGACCCAGACCCCGGAGGCCCTCGCGCAGGTCATCGAGAGCATAACCACCCGCCTATTCACCCTCCCCGACGACACCGCCGTCTACCCCGGCCACGGCGCGGACACCACCATAGGCGACGCCAAGGAGGAGTACGCCGACTTCGCTGGCCGCCCCCACGCCCCGGACCTCTGCGGAGACGTCCTCTGGCGCGGCGACAAGTAA
- a CDS encoding DNA topoisomerase subunit B, with the protein MTELLEGTVAKAQYSAADIQVLEGLEAVRLRPGMYIGSTDERGLHHLVYEIVDNAVDEAMAGYCDKVTVTILADGSMKIEDNGRGVPVEKHAVTGVSTVETVFTKLHAGGKFGSGSYQVSGGLHGVGASVVNFLSEWMWVEVKRDGARYRQDFQRGRGVEELKQVGKSTSRGTTVGFMPDDQIFSTCTFEFDTLAQRFKEMAYLNPGLEIDLKSDLDGKRVKYRFEGGIKEMVGELNNGRETLHDVINITKASGTTQVALAMQYTTNVREEAPAFVNCIATIEGGTHVTGFRAALTRALNDFSRKQKLVKDDQNNFQGEDVREGLTSVLSVKMIDPQFEGQTKGKLGNAEIKPVVESIVAEQLTIYLEDHPADAKRIVERCSLAQKAREAARKARELVIRKNALDGTGLPGKLADCSERDPEKSEIFIVEGESAGGSAKMGRDRSFQAILPLKGKILNVEKVLYPQGRQKVEMNGGNGDANGDGSRMAYQAEKTRLEKLLSHEEIRILITAIGAGFGEDFDEKKLRYHRVIIMTDADVDGSHIRTLLLNFFFHNMPQLIRRGYLYIAQPPLFRIGQGRKVDYVYNEAQLEAAMKKLEGKRGVSLQRYKGLGEMNPDQLWETTLDPATRTLLQVNMTDVASLLDHDDREDRDSDEDWDDAVQLVAAEFDRLMGAEVAPRKSFIMEYAKTVRNLDV; encoded by the coding sequence ATGACGGAACTTCTTGAGGGAACTGTGGCCAAAGCCCAGTACAGCGCAGCCGATATCCAGGTACTAGAAGGCCTTGAGGCCGTGCGCCTCCGCCCCGGCATGTACATCGGTAGCACCGATGAGCGCGGTCTCCATCACCTCGTCTACGAGATCGTCGACAACGCCGTCGACGAGGCCATGGCCGGCTACTGCGACAAGGTCACCGTCACCATCCTCGCCGACGGCTCCATGAAGATCGAGGACAACGGCCGCGGCGTCCCCGTCGAAAAGCACGCCGTCACCGGCGTTTCGACGGTCGAGACGGTCTTCACCAAGCTGCACGCCGGCGGCAAGTTCGGCAGCGGCAGCTACCAGGTGTCCGGCGGACTCCACGGCGTCGGCGCCTCCGTCGTCAACTTCCTCAGCGAGTGGATGTGGGTCGAGGTCAAGCGCGACGGCGCCCGCTATCGCCAGGACTTCCAGCGCGGCAGGGGCGTCGAGGAGCTCAAGCAGGTCGGCAAGTCCACCTCCCGCGGCACCACCGTCGGCTTCATGCCCGACGACCAGATCTTCTCCACCTGCACCTTCGAGTTTGACACCCTCGCCCAGCGCTTCAAGGAGATGGCCTACCTCAACCCCGGCCTCGAGATCGACCTCAAGAGCGATCTCGACGGCAAGCGCGTCAAGTACCGCTTTGAGGGCGGCATCAAGGAGATGGTCGGCGAGCTCAATAACGGCCGTGAGACCCTCCACGATGTCATCAACATCACCAAGGCCTCCGGCACCACCCAGGTCGCCCTTGCCATGCAGTACACTACCAACGTGCGAGAGGAGGCCCCCGCCTTCGTCAACTGCATCGCCACCATAGAGGGCGGCACCCACGTCACCGGCTTCCGCGCCGCCCTCACCCGCGCCCTGAACGACTTCAGCCGCAAGCAGAAGCTCGTCAAGGACGACCAGAACAACTTCCAGGGAGAGGACGTCCGTGAGGGCCTCACCTCCGTCCTCTCCGTGAAGATGATCGACCCTCAGTTCGAGGGCCAGACCAAGGGCAAGCTCGGCAACGCCGAGATCAAGCCCGTCGTCGAGTCCATCGTCGCCGAGCAGCTCACCATCTACCTCGAAGACCACCCCGCCGACGCCAAGCGCATCGTCGAGCGCTGCTCCCTCGCCCAGAAGGCCCGCGAGGCCGCCCGCAAGGCCCGCGAGCTCGTCATCCGCAAGAACGCCCTCGACGGCACCGGCCTCCCAGGCAAGCTCGCCGACTGCTCCGAGCGCGACCCGGAGAAGTCCGAGATCTTCATCGTTGAGGGTGAGTCCGCGGGCGGCTCCGCCAAGATGGGCCGAGACCGCTCCTTCCAGGCCATCCTCCCCCTCAAGGGCAAGATCCTGAACGTGGAGAAGGTCCTCTACCCCCAGGGCCGCCAGAAGGTCGAGATGAACGGCGGCAACGGCGACGCCAACGGCGATGGCTCCAGGATGGCCTACCAGGCGGAAAAGACCCGCCTTGAGAAGCTCCTCTCCCACGAGGAAATACGCATCCTCATCACCGCTATCGGCGCCGGCTTCGGCGAGGACTTCGACGAGAAGAAGCTCCGCTACCACCGCGTCATCATCATGACCGACGCCGACGTGGACGGCTCCCACATCCGCACGCTGCTGCTCAACTTCTTCTTCCACAACATGCCGCAGCTCATCCGCAGGGGCTACCTCTACATCGCGCAGCCGCCCCTCTTCCGCATCGGCCAGGGCCGCAAGGTGGACTACGTCTACAACGAGGCCCAGTTGGAAGCCGCGATGAAGAAGCTCGAGGGCAAGCGCGGCGTGAGCCTCCAGCGCTACAAGGGTCTCGGTGAGATGAACCCGGACCAGCTCTGGGAGACCACCCTGGACCCCGCCACCCGCACGCTGCTGCAGGTCAACATGACCGACGTCGCCTCCCTCCTCGACCACGACGACCGCGAGGATCGTGACAGCGACGAGGACTGGGACGACGCCGTCCAGCTCGTAGCCGCGGAGTTCGACCGCCTCATGGGCGCGGAAGTCGCCCCGCGCAAGTCCTTCATCATGGAATACGCCAAGACCGTTCGGAACCTGGACGTCTAG
- a CDS encoding PH domain-containing protein has translation MNQEKIGRIDEQWRSAQPAQWGKGKHVAERKLLQHTLRTDEGILAMSDCTFFEPAVPFKRGLQVWGRYSDRGVALATDQRVLFLKHKVVGGDIAVELPYKSLSGVAATGGGDLAEGVHIVREKDETWRIAQVSPESSQETFARTVTEHANLAEPKGKKKFPL, from the coding sequence GTGAACCAGGAAAAAATAGGGCGCATTGATGAACAGTGGCGCTCCGCTCAGCCGGCCCAATGGGGCAAGGGCAAGCACGTCGCCGAGCGAAAGCTTCTCCAGCACACCCTCCGGACGGACGAGGGCATACTCGCGATGTCGGACTGCACCTTCTTTGAGCCCGCCGTCCCCTTCAAGCGTGGACTCCAGGTATGGGGCCGCTACAGCGACCGTGGCGTTGCTCTCGCCACTGACCAGAGAGTCCTCTTTCTCAAGCACAAGGTCGTCGGTGGGGACATCGCGGTTGAATTGCCCTACAAGTCCTTGTCCGGCGTAGCCGCGACTGGCGGCGGTGATTTGGCAGAGGGTGTCCACATTGTTCGCGAGAAGGACGAGACCTGGCGCATAGCACAGGTAAGCCCTGAGTCATCTCAGGAAACCTTCGCCAGGACGGTTACGGAACACGCAAATCTCGCAGAACCCAAGGGGAAGAAGAAGTTCCCGCTTTAG
- the gyrA gene encoding DNA gyrase subunit A → MTTNAGNIGNVEPRRIDEELRASYLDYAMSVIVARALPDVRDGLKPVQRRILYAMDELAMRPGTGYKKSARLVGEVLGKYHPHGDASVYDAQVRMAQAFTMRYPMVDGQGNFGSIDNDPPAAMRYTEARLAAIATEMLQDMDKNTVNFSPNFDDSLNEPSVLPARLPFLLANGASGIAVGMATNIPPHNLRELCDAVSHMIDHPDATVNDLVPKFIKGPDFPTRGIIMAGQDCANLHAAYQTGNGRILMRGKADIEPLGRNSDRNQIVITEIPYQLNKASMVEKIAQLARDRKIEGISDVRDESDRQGLRVVVELRAGADPYYVRSNLYEQTPLQMAYNMNMLALVDGQPQVLTIRDILHHYIEFRVEVITRRAQFDLDKARDRDHILEGLLRAIDNLDEVIAIIRGSDDAEAARNNLISRFDLTQIQSQAILDMQLRRLTALDHLRLEEEHTELTRQIAELEALLNDPALVRAAVKQENQDLRKKFGDGRRTEVRPEEARRLTRDELIAHARMVVTLSNNGYAKRTSLSTYKLQHRGGKGVVGMRKTTEDDVIRHTLETDTKDTILFFTDGGRVYSFKCYMIPENTSRVTRGTPLKVLIPALPENDRVTSIVAFTDLRQGGYLVMATQKGEIKRVPLERFANIRSSGIIAMDLEEGDHLISARWAASDEDEIMVVTRNGMSVCFPVDQLRVRSRTAGGVRAIRLRDDDYVISMDVVDQQGNLLAVSENGFGKLTRMDRFRRQGRGGSGVIAFKVNEKTGPLAATLVVKGTEELVIATAKAQVQRIPLSEVGMQGRIARGVTVMRVDDDDHVTSMAILTPPDAPEEKGVTPRVARRSAAADAEAKPTTRRPRPPHGQAASDIEDAAAGAEQLGMPLEDLGLDEEDEDAPEEDIVDELEATGIDDAEEDEEEPEED, encoded by the coding sequence ATGACCACCAACGCAGGCAACATCGGCAACGTTGAACCCCGGCGCATTGACGAGGAGCTCCGCGCTTCGTATCTCGATTACGCCATGAGCGTCATCGTCGCTCGCGCCCTGCCGGACGTGCGCGACGGCCTCAAGCCCGTCCAGCGCCGCATCCTCTACGCCATGGACGAGCTCGCCATGCGCCCCGGCACCGGCTACAAGAAGAGCGCCCGCCTCGTCGGTGAGGTGCTCGGGAAGTACCACCCCCACGGCGACGCCTCCGTCTACGACGCCCAGGTCCGCATGGCCCAGGCGTTCACCATGCGTTACCCCATGGTCGACGGCCAGGGCAACTTCGGCTCCATCGACAACGACCCGCCCGCCGCCATGCGGTACACCGAGGCCCGCCTCGCCGCCATCGCGACCGAGATGCTCCAGGACATGGACAAGAACACCGTCAACTTCTCCCCCAACTTCGACGACTCCCTGAACGAGCCCAGCGTCCTGCCCGCCCGCCTGCCCTTCTTGCTCGCCAACGGCGCGTCAGGCATCGCAGTCGGCATGGCCACCAACATCCCGCCCCACAACCTGCGCGAGCTCTGTGACGCCGTCTCCCACATGATCGACCACCCCGACGCGACCGTGAACGACCTCGTACCGAAGTTCATCAAGGGCCCGGACTTCCCCACCCGTGGCATCATCATGGCCGGCCAAGACTGCGCCAACCTCCACGCCGCCTACCAGACCGGCAACGGTCGCATCCTCATGCGCGGCAAGGCCGACATCGAGCCCCTGGGACGCAACTCAGACCGCAACCAGATCGTCATCACGGAGATCCCCTACCAGCTCAACAAGGCCAGCATGGTCGAGAAGATCGCCCAGCTCGCCCGCGACCGGAAGATCGAGGGCATCAGCGACGTCCGCGACGAGTCCGACCGCCAGGGCCTCCGCGTCGTCGTCGAGCTCCGCGCTGGAGCTGACCCGTACTACGTCCGTAGCAACCTCTACGAGCAGACCCCCCTCCAGATGGCCTACAACATGAACATGCTCGCCCTCGTCGACGGCCAGCCCCAGGTGCTGACCATCCGCGACATCCTCCACCACTACATCGAGTTCCGCGTCGAGGTCATCACCCGCCGCGCCCAGTTCGACCTCGACAAGGCCCGCGACCGCGACCACATCCTCGAAGGCCTCCTCAGGGCCATCGACAACCTCGACGAGGTCATCGCCATCATCCGCGGGTCCGACGACGCCGAGGCTGCCCGCAACAACCTCATCTCCCGCTTTGACCTGACGCAAATTCAGTCGCAGGCCATCCTCGACATGCAGCTCCGCCGCCTGACCGCCCTCGACCACCTCCGCCTCGAGGAGGAGCACACCGAGCTCACCAGGCAGATCGCCGAGCTCGAGGCGCTCCTCAACGACCCGGCCCTCGTCCGCGCCGCCGTCAAACAGGAGAATCAGGACCTCCGCAAGAAGTTCGGCGACGGGCGCCGTACAGAGGTCCGCCCGGAGGAGGCCCGCCGCCTTACCCGCGACGAGCTCATCGCCCACGCCCGCATGGTCGTGACCCTCAGCAACAACGGCTACGCCAAGCGCACCAGCCTCAGCACCTACAAGCTGCAGCACCGCGGCGGCAAGGGTGTCGTCGGCATGCGCAAGACCACAGAGGACGACGTCATCCGCCACACCCTGGAAACCGACACCAAGGACACCATCCTCTTCTTCACGGACGGCGGCCGCGTCTACTCCTTCAAGTGCTACATGATCCCGGAGAACACTTCCCGCGTGACCCGCGGCACGCCCCTCAAGGTCCTCATCCCCGCGCTGCCGGAAAACGACCGCGTCACCTCCATCGTCGCCTTCACGGACCTCCGCCAGGGCGGCTACCTCGTCATGGCGACCCAGAAGGGCGAGATCAAGCGCGTCCCGCTCGAGCGCTTTGCCAACATCCGCAGCAGCGGCATCATCGCCATGGACCTGGAGGAGGGCGACCACCTCATCTCCGCCCGCTGGGCCGCCAGCGACGAGGACGAGATCATGGTCGTCACCCGCAACGGCATGTCCGTCTGCTTCCCCGTCGACCAGCTCCGCGTCCGCTCCCGCACCGCCGGCGGCGTCCGCGCCATCCGCCTGCGCGACGACGACTACGTCATCTCCATGGACGTCGTCGACCAGCAGGGCAACCTCCTCGCCGTCAGCGAAAACGGCTTCGGCAAGCTGACGCGCATGGACCGCTTCCGCCGGCAGGGCCGCGGCGGCTCCGGCGTCATCGCCTTCAAGGTGAACGAGAAGACCGGCCCGCTGGCCGCCACCCTCGTGGTCAAGGGCACAGAGGAGCTCGTCATCGCCACCGCCAAGGCCCAGGTCCAGCGCATCCCCCTCAGCGAGGTCGGCATGCAGGGCCGCATCGCCCGCGGCGTCACCGTCATGCGCGTCGACGACGACGACCACGTCACCTCCATGGCCATCCTCACGCCGCCGGACGCGCCGGAGGAAAAGGGCGTCACCCCGCGCGTCGCCCGCCGCTCGGCAGCCGCCGACGCCGAGGCCAAGCCCACCACCAGGCGCCCGCGCCCGCCGCACGGCCAGGCAGCCTCGGACATAGAGGACGCAGCCGCCGGCGCCGAGCAACTCGGCATGCCCCTCGAAGACCTCGGCCTCGATGAAGAGGACGAGGACGCCCCGGAAGAGGACATCGTCGATGAACTGGAAGCCACCGGCATCGACGACGCGGAAGAAGACGAGGAAGAGCCCGAAGAGGACTAA
- a CDS encoding HAD family hydrolase, whose amino-acid sequence MTTNGSHKIKAVFFDLYNTLARFWPPREQVQAQACADFGYTVTPAGIARGYLRADAFMSAENARSQVQRRSPADQLAFFTEYERLILEGAGFDVPPSVAGQIWQRVRQIPYGMALFDDVADTLQRLRAAGYVVGVITNLDSTGDKVSRDMGLGALADFVVTSGEVGQGKPHAPIYLTALARANANPSEAIMVGDSVTGDVEGAMAVGITPIYINRYPNTPPETPPPEGVPMVHDLAGVEELLRRNAREL is encoded by the coding sequence ATGACCACCAACGGCAGCCACAAGATCAAGGCCGTCTTCTTCGACCTCTACAACACCCTCGCCCGCTTCTGGCCCCCACGAGAGCAGGTGCAGGCGCAGGCCTGCGCCGACTTCGGCTACACCGTCACCCCCGCCGGCATCGCCCGCGGCTACCTCCGCGCCGACGCCTTCATGTCGGCGGAGAACGCCCGCAGCCAGGTCCAGCGCCGCTCCCCCGCCGACCAGCTCGCCTTCTTCACCGAGTACGAGCGCCTCATCCTGGAGGGCGCCGGGTTTGACGTGCCCCCCTCCGTGGCAGGCCAAATCTGGCAGCGCGTACGACAGATCCCCTACGGCATGGCCCTCTTCGACGACGTCGCCGACACCCTCCAGCGCCTCCGCGCCGCCGGGTACGTCGTCGGCGTCATCACCAACTTGGACTCCACAGGCGACAAGGTCTCGCGCGACATGGGCCTTGGCGCGCTCGCCGACTTCGTCGTCACCTCCGGCGAGGTCGGCCAGGGCAAGCCCCACGCCCCCATCTACCTCACCGCCCTCGCCCGCGCCAACGCCAACCCCTCCGAAGCCATCATGGTCGGCGACTCCGTAACCGGCGACGTCGAGGGCGCCATGGCCGTAGGCATCACCCCCATCTACATCAACCGCTACCCCAACACCCCCCCGGAAACCCCGCCCCCAGAGGGCGTGCCGATGGTGCACGACCTCGCAGGGGTGGAGGAGTTGCTGCGGAGAAACGCACGTGAGCTATAG